Within Paenibacillus albicereus, the genomic segment TCGAGCCGCTACGCCAGTCACGCGTCGTCCAAGAAAGCCTCTTTTAACCAGGGCTCTGCAACTTGAGGTCGTACCAGATCTTGTCCTACGGCGATCGCTCTCCGGTTTTTCACCGGAGAGCGATCGCCGATTTTATTTATCTGAACGCGTCTCGAATGCGAAGCTGCCTCGGCGGAGTTCTGGCAAATAACGAAACTCACAAGCGCTATTCGTTCGCAATGGAGCGAGTTGAAATTGTAACGAAACTCACAGGCGCTATTCGGCGATAAATCGCTCTAACCAACGGTTCAACGGCTGCATAACGCTTGTCCGTTTCGTTATAATCAGAAAACGCCTGCTTTTCGTAAAATAGCGTCGCTGAGTTTCGTAAGGAGGGCCATCAGCGGTTCGCCGCGCACAGTCCCCCTGCAGCACCGCGACGAAGGGGAAGCCGACTAACCAATCAGCGGCACCTCAAGCGACCGAGTGATGAAAGACCTCTCTCCGGTGGAATACCGAAACGCAGCCGCACATAAGCAACCCTTTTTTAATCAGCTTGAAGCGGCTAAGACCGCTCCTGTGGTAGGAGCGGTCTTGTTTTTTCATTCACTCTTGCCATGGGATTTCTTCCTGCCCTGAAAGCAGCGTCGAGATGAACCGCTCCGCGCTCTTGGACAGGTAGCGGTCCTTGCGCCAGACGATGCCGACCTCGGAGTGGAAGCTGTCGCCGCCGAGCTCGCGCAGCTCGATGCCGGACATCTGGAACGAGGCGAGCACGGAGCGCGGCAGCACGGTCGCCCCGATGCCCTCGGAGACGAGCGCGAGGATGACGGCGACGCTGGAGCATTCGCACAGGATATGCGGCTCGCAGCCGGCCAGCCGGAACTGCTGGAGCAGCTTCTCGTGCATGGCGGTCGTGCGCTCGGTCTTGAGCGTGAGGAAGGGATGCTCCGCCAGCTCCGCGAGCGAGATCGGTCCGCGCCGCTGAGGCCCCCAGCCGGACGGGAGAATGGCCGCGAACGGGTCCGACGGCAGCGGCGCGATTTCATAAGCCGAAGGCTCCGAGTCGAATTCGAACGGCAGCCGCGTCACGATCAGCTCGACCTCGCCCGCGTCCATCTCCTGGCCGAGCGAAAAATGGTCGCCTTCATGCACTTTGAACGTCACGTCGGGGTATTGGCGGTGAAACTTGCGGATCGGATCCGGCAGCAGCGAGATGCACGAGACGACCGCTCCGACGGACAGCACGCCGCGGATGCCTTCGCCTTGCTCCCGCACCTCCAGCAGCGTATCGGAAAAGTCTCGCATGAGCCGCTCCGCCCGCTCGAGCAGCAGCTTGCCGGCCGCGGTCAGCCGCAGGCTGCGCCCCGTGCGGTCGAACAGCACGACGCCGAGCTCCTCCTCCATCTGCCGCAGCTGGCGGCTGAGCGGCGGCTGCTCCATGTGCAGCGCGCGCGCCGCGCGCGTGATCTGGCCTTCGCGGGCGATCGTCACGAAGTAATTCAGCTGGCGCATATCCATATCGGAAGCCTCCTTTTAGGCAACAATGGAAAAGCTGGCCGTAGCGGACGGATGTCCGGCGTGCCATACCCTGAAGGTATGGAGAACTGGATGAAACCGATCCTTTCACTATAGAGGATCAAGTGGTAGGATGACTAGTAGAAGAATGCTCGAACGCCGCACGAGGCGGACGACGGAAGGAAGGATCGCAGATGGCTTACGAGTTCAAGATCGAGCGCAGCGCCGCTCCAAAGGTCAAGGAGTCGCTTCGCGGCTCCGTGTTCGGCACCCGCTTCACGGATCATATGTTCATCCTGGATTACGACAAGGGGCAGGGCTGGCATGACGGCCGCATCGTGCCCTACCAGCCGATCACGCTCGATCCGGCAGCCAAGGTGTTCCACTACGGTCAGACGATCTTTGAGGGGCTCAAGGCGTATCTGACTCAGGACGGCCGCGTGCTGCTGTTCCGTCCGCGCAGCAACATCAAGCGCATGAACCTGTCCAACGCCCGCATGAGCATCCCGTCGATCGACGAGGAGCTGTTTCTCGAGGCGCTGCGCCAGCTGCTCGTCGTCGAGCGCGACTGGGTGCCGTCCGAGGAAGGAACGTCGCTGTACGTCCGTCCGTTCGTCATCGCGACGGAGGCGGTGCTGGGCGTGGCGCCTTCCCATCAGTACAAGTTCATGATCATCCTCTCCCCGGTCGGAGCCTACTACTCCGAGGGCGTCAACCCGGTCTCCATCTACGTGGAATCCGGCTACGTGCGCGCCGTTCCGGGCGGCGTCGGCGAGGCCAAGACGGCGGGCAACTACGCGGCCGGCCTGCAGGCGCAGGAGGAAGCGACGGCCAAGGGCTACTCGCAGGTGTTGTGGCTCGACGGCGTGCAGCGCAAGTACATCGAAGAGGTCGGCAGCATGAACGTGTTCTTCGTGCTCGGCGGCAAGGTCGTCACGCCGGCGCTCAACGGAAGCATCCTGCACGGCATCACGCGCGACTCGGTCATCTCGATGCTCCGCCACTGGGGCTACGAGGTGGAGGAGCGCCAGCTCTCCATGCAGGAGGTCGCCGACGCGCACCGGAACGGCACGCTCGTCGAAGCGTTCGGCACGGGCACGGCGGCGGTCATCTCGCCGATCGGCGAGCTGTACTGGCAGGGCGAGGCGATGAAGGTGAACGAAGGCCGCACCGGCGACCTGTCGCAGCGGCTGTACGACGAGCTCACCGGCCTGCAGCGCGGCGAGAAGGAAGACCCGTTCGGCTGGACGGTCGAGCTGAAGGACTGACCTGGGCATGAAAGAGGAGGCGGCTTCCCGCGTAGGGGAAGCCGTCTTTTTGTTGTGTCTGGCGCGTTGCCGGCATGCGCACGGATGTCGCGGCTGCAACGGCCCTTGCGCCGAGGAGGCGAGGGGCGGCTTTTCGATGGATGAGGAAGTGGCGACGCCGCTGGCTTTCGCTTGGAAGAGGCGTGGCTTCCCGATGGGAAGGCCGAATTTTGCTGACGCGCAGCTGCGGGCTTCTACCGGAAAGACGGCATGGCTTCCCGACGGGGAGGCCGGATTTTTGCTGACGCGCAGCTGCGGGCGTGCGTTCGGATGACGGAACGGCTTCCCGGCCGGGAGGCCATCATTGGACTTTCGCGATGCCGAGGCGTGAATTAATCCCAGTGTGGCTTCCCGCTCGGGAGGCCGAATTTTTGTTTCGCGATGCCGTCGGCTTTGCTGCTCGTTGCCTGGGAAGGCTTTGTGTCCAAGGGGGCGCATGGGCAGGTGCCCGAAACCCGCAAACCCGCAAAAGGCTAACGAAACTGGGTGACGCTATTTGCTCATTTCGAGACCTTTTTTCCGTCTAACGAAACGGAAAAGCCTTATTCGGGCATCGAGCTGCGGTTTTGCCTTGATTTTAGACCGATAGCGCATCTCCGTTTCGTTAGAATTTCCTGAAGCTGAATTTTGATGAAATAGCGTCTCTCTTTTTCGTTAGCGCGCCGACGGCTTGTGGCTGGAAGGCTTTTGTCTCGGGCCAGCCGTGTCACACGGAGCATGCCCACGGCTGCAGCGACCGGGACCATGCCGATCCGAATTCCCGTCACTCTACCTGAAATATGGGGATATAATCCAACATTGGATTCCTCTATAGTTAAGGGCAATCCATGATGAAAGCGTTAACAAGAAAAGGGGGCTTCGGAATGAGGAAAGGGAAAGCGGTTGCGGCGGCGCTGTGCGCGCTCATTGTGGCGGCAGGCGCGATGCCGGCTTATGGAGCGCCGGCAGCAGGCGGACAAGCCCGGCCGAGCAGCGGCAGCGGGAAGAATTCGGAAGCGATCGGGACGACGGCAAGAGCAGCCTTGTCAGCTGCAGGAGCGGCGGACGGAGCAAGCGTAGCGGCAACTGGAGCGGCTCGGGAAGCAGGCGCGGCCGTATCGGCCTCGCCATCGGCAAGCTCGGGCGCGGCCTCAGCGGCCGAGCCATCGGCAAGCTCGGACGCGGCCGTATCGGCCTCGTCATCGACAAGCTCGGGCGCGACCGCAGCGGCCTCGCCATCGGCAGGTTCTGCAGCGGGCGGCCGCTGGTCCGACGAGGTGATGACGAAATGGGCGCAGCTCGGTCTGGCGGCAGGCGATCCGGACGGCTCGGCGCGTCCGCAGGCGGCAGTGACGCGAGCGGAGCTTGCCCAGCTGATGGTCCGCCTGTTCGGCTTGCCGGCGCCCGAGCGGGCGTCGGCGGAATTCGCCGACGTGAAGCCGGACGCCTGGCACGCGGGAGCGATCGAGGCGCTGCGCGCCGCAGGACTCGCGACAGGCTATCCGGACGGCAGCTTCCGCCCTTCGATGGCGGTCACGCGGCAGGAAGCCGCCGTGCTGGCGTCCAAGCTGTTCCGGCTGGCGGATGCCGGCATGACGGCGGACAAGCTCGCCGCCTACTCCGACGGAGCCAAGGCGGCGGCCTATGCGCGGCCGGCGCTGGAGGCGCTGCTGGCCGGCGGCTACCTGTCGGGCTACGGCGACGGGAGCCTGAAGCCGGGCGCGCCGGTGACGAGAGAGGAAGAGGTCGCTCTCTTGGACCGGCTGGCGGGAGACATCGTGGCGGCACCGGGTACGCATGTCAAGGCGAAGGCCGGCAATCTCGTCGTCAAGTCCGGCGGCGTCGTCGTGCAGGGCACGGAGGTGGCGGGCGATCTGTACCTGGCGCCGGGCATCGGCGAGGGTGACGTGACGCTGAAGGGCGTCCGCGTCAAAGGACGCATCCTCGTGCAGGGCGGCGGCGCGAACAGCATTCATCTGGAGGACAGCACGGCCGGCGAGGTCGTCGTAGACAAGGCGTCCGGACCGGTCCGGGTCGTGCTGGAAGGCTCCAGCGAGATCGGCCGGCTGCAGGCGCAGAGCCGCTCGACGATCGAGATCGGACCGGAGTCCGAAGCGGGCGAGGTGGAGATCGGCGCCGGCGGCGCGGGCTCCGAGCTGACGATTCGAGGCTCCGCTGGCCGCGTCACGGCAAACGGAGCAGGCGTGACGCTGAACAACGAGCCGGTGCCGGCGGGCGAGAGCCGCGCGGTCGCCTCCGGCGCCGTAAGCGGCGGCCAGGCGAGTCCTTCGACAAGCCCAAGCCTGTCGCCGAGCCCTTCGCCGAGCGCCGCGCCTCCGGTCGTCGGACCGACATCGGCACCGACGGCCACGCCGACCGTCGCACCGACCGTCGCACCGACCGCGACCCCGAGCGCGGCGCCGACGGCCACGCCGACGTCGACGCCGACCGTCACCCCGACGGCCACGCCGACCGTCACCCCGACGGCCACGCCGACCGTCACCCCGACGCCGACACCGACCGCAACCTCGTCGGCGACGCCGACCCCGACGTCGACCGCTTCCCCGACGCCGTCTCCGACCTCCACGCCGATCGAAAGCGACTGGACGCTGACGTGGTCGGACGAGTTCGACGGCGATGCGGCGCAGCCGGATGCGAACGGCGTCGACCTCAGCAAGTGGGGCTACCAGCTCGGCAACGGCGCGGAGTACGGCGTCGACGGGTGGGGCAACAACGAGCAGCAGTTCTACCGCAAGGAGAACATCCAGGTCGAGGACGGCAAGCTCGTCATCGAGGCGCGCAAGGAAAGCCACGGCGGCAAGCCGTACACGTCCGGCCGGCTGTGGACGTCGCCGACGTTCAGCCAGACGTACGGCAAGTTCGAGGCGCGCATGAAGCTGCCGGCGGGCGAAGGGCTGTGGCCGGCGTTCTGGATGATGCCTCAGGACAGCGTCTACGGCGTCTGGGCGTCCTCCGGCGAGATCGACATCATGGAGGCTCGCGGCCGGCTGCTGAACGAAGTCGGCGGCACGCTCCACCACGGCAAGACATGGCCGGACAACCGCTACACCGGCAAGGAATACCGTTTCCCCGATGGCGAGGACATCACCGGATTCCACACGTACGGCGTGGAGTGGGAGCCGGGCGAGATCCGCTGGTACGTCGACGGCAAGCTGTACCAGACGCAGAACGAATGGTCCAGCCAAGGCGTCGGCCAGCCGGACAAATACGCGTTCCCGGCGCCGTTCGACCAGCCGTTCCACCTTATCGTCAACCTGGCGGTCGGCGGCAACTACGACGGCGGACGGACGCCGAAGGACTCCGACCTGCCGGGCCGCGTCGAGGTCGACTACGTCCGGGCGTACGAGCTGACCGGCCGCGACTACCGCGCGCCGCAGGAGCCGAGCGCGGTCAAGGAGCCGATCCCGGCGGACGCCAAGCTGCCGGTGGACGGCAGCTGGATCCATGACCGGGAATACGCTCGCGGCCTGACGGACATCGCGGCGCCGGGGACGGAGCTCGACCCGCTGAACTGGAATTTCCTGCATACGAACGAGTTCGGAGGAGCCGGCACGGCCAAGGTCGAGACGGTCGGCACCGTGCCGATGGCCCGCATCACGGCGACGGACGGCGGGCTGCAGAGCTATTCGCTGCAGCTCATCCAGCACGCGACGCTCGTCAAGGGCCGCAAGTACAAGCTGACCTTCGACGCCAAAGCCTCCGCAGAACGCGCGATCGCAGTCAAGCTCGGCGGCGACGCCGACAACGGCTGGGCGGCCTACACGGACCAGTTCGCGCCGCAGCTCGGCACGGAGGTCAAGCCGTTCGAGTACCGCTTCGCGATGGGCAACGCGACCGACGCGGCGGCGCGGCTGGAATTCAACGTCGGCCTGGCGGCCGGCGACGTCTGGATCGGCAACGTCCGCCTGGAGGAGGTCGAGCGGCTGCGCGACCCGCAGGCGGCCAAGGAGCCGCTGGAGAGCGGCAACCATGTCTACAACGGCGACTTCGATCTCGGCACGATGGACCGGCTGTCGTACTGGACGCTGGAGGCGGAGACAGCCGCCGGCGCGACCGCATCCGTCGATCCGTCGGCCCGCGAGGTCCGGCTGGCGACAGCGGCCGCAGGCGCTCCGCAGGACGCGGCGCTGCGCCAGGACGGCTTGCAGCTGCTGCAGAGCGACGACTATGAGCTGACGTTCCGCGCCCGGGCTTCCTCCGCAGGACGGACGATCGGCGTGGAGCTCGGCAGCCAGGACGGCAGCCGCATGTACGCCTCCCAGCAGGTGGCGCTGGGCACGGAGATGGCGGAGCATAAGCTCGCCTTCACGATGCCTGCGGGCGAAAGCGATCCGCTGGGCCGCCTGTCCATCCTGTTCGGCGGGGCGGCAGGCGAGGTTCATCTCGATGCCGTGCGCCTGATCCGCACGTCCGATCGCAACGTGGACTACTCCGGCGTGGACCTGTTCCCGCTGCAGAACGGCGATTTCAGCGGCGGCCTGGCTTCGTGGGAGCCGTTCATTCAAGGGGCCGGAGCGGCCTTCGCGACGGACGGCGGAGCGGCGCGCATCGATATCTCCAATGCCGGGACCGAAGGCTGGAACGTCATGCTGAACCAAGGCAACCTGAATGTGAAGAAAGGCTTCGTCTACAAGCTCGAGTTCGACGCCAAGTCAAGCGAGGCGCGGCCGCTGCAGGCGACGCTGGAGAACGCCTCCTACGCCCGTCGCTTCGACTCGGGGGAGAAGGCGCTGACCGGCGATTGGCAGCACTTCGCCTACACGTTCAAGCCGAACGCCGACGAGTCGCTCGCGCTCAAGTTCCTGCTCGGCAAGCTGCCCGGCACGCCGGCCGGCAGCCACCAGGTCTGGATCGACAACGTCGTGCTGGAGGTCGCCGGCGCTCCGGTCAAGCGGCCGGTGCGGCTGAACGCCGATACGGCCGGC encodes:
- a CDS encoding branched-chain amino acid aminotransferase gives rise to the protein MAYEFKIERSAAPKVKESLRGSVFGTRFTDHMFILDYDKGQGWHDGRIVPYQPITLDPAAKVFHYGQTIFEGLKAYLTQDGRVLLFRPRSNIKRMNLSNARMSIPSIDEELFLEALRQLLVVERDWVPSEEGTSLYVRPFVIATEAVLGVAPSHQYKFMIILSPVGAYYSEGVNPVSIYVESGYVRAVPGGVGEAKTAGNYAAGLQAQEEATAKGYSQVLWLDGVQRKYIEEVGSMNVFFVLGGKVVTPALNGSILHGITRDSVISMLRHWGYEVEERQLSMQEVADAHRNGTLVEAFGTGTAAVISPIGELYWQGEAMKVNEGRTGDLSQRLYDELTGLQRGEKEDPFGWTVELKD
- a CDS encoding carbohydrate binding domain-containing protein, translating into MRKGKAVAAALCALIVAAGAMPAYGAPAAGGQARPSSGSGKNSEAIGTTARAALSAAGAADGASVAATGAAREAGAAVSASPSASSGAASAAEPSASSDAAVSASSSTSSGATAAASPSAGSAAGGRWSDEVMTKWAQLGLAAGDPDGSARPQAAVTRAELAQLMVRLFGLPAPERASAEFADVKPDAWHAGAIEALRAAGLATGYPDGSFRPSMAVTRQEAAVLASKLFRLADAGMTADKLAAYSDGAKAAAYARPALEALLAGGYLSGYGDGSLKPGAPVTREEEVALLDRLAGDIVAAPGTHVKAKAGNLVVKSGGVVVQGTEVAGDLYLAPGIGEGDVTLKGVRVKGRILVQGGGANSIHLEDSTAGEVVVDKASGPVRVVLEGSSEIGRLQAQSRSTIEIGPESEAGEVEIGAGGAGSELTIRGSAGRVTANGAGVTLNNEPVPAGESRAVASGAVSGGQASPSTSPSLSPSPSPSAAPPVVGPTSAPTATPTVAPTVAPTATPSAAPTATPTSTPTVTPTATPTVTPTATPTVTPTPTPTATSSATPTPTSTASPTPSPTSTPIESDWTLTWSDEFDGDAAQPDANGVDLSKWGYQLGNGAEYGVDGWGNNEQQFYRKENIQVEDGKLVIEARKESHGGKPYTSGRLWTSPTFSQTYGKFEARMKLPAGEGLWPAFWMMPQDSVYGVWASSGEIDIMEARGRLLNEVGGTLHHGKTWPDNRYTGKEYRFPDGEDITGFHTYGVEWEPGEIRWYVDGKLYQTQNEWSSQGVGQPDKYAFPAPFDQPFHLIVNLAVGGNYDGGRTPKDSDLPGRVEVDYVRAYELTGRDYRAPQEPSAVKEPIPADAKLPVDGSWIHDREYARGLTDIAAPGTELDPLNWNFLHTNEFGGAGTAKVETVGTVPMARITATDGGLQSYSLQLIQHATLVKGRKYKLTFDAKASAERAIAVKLGGDADNGWAAYTDQFAPQLGTEVKPFEYRFAMGNATDAAARLEFNVGLAAGDVWIGNVRLEEVERLRDPQAAKEPLESGNHVYNGDFDLGTMDRLSYWTLEAETAAGATASVDPSAREVRLATAAAGAPQDAALRQDGLQLLQSDDYELTFRARASSAGRTIGVELGSQDGSRMYASQQVALGTEMAEHKLAFTMPAGESDPLGRLSILFGGAAGEVHLDAVRLIRTSDRNVDYSGVDLFPLQNGDFSGGLASWEPFIQGAGAAFATDGGAARIDISNAGTEGWNVMLNQGNLNVKKGFVYKLEFDAKSSEARPLQATLENASYARRFDSGEKALTGDWQHFAYTFKPNADESLALKFLLGKLPGTPAGSHQVWIDNVVLEVAGAPVKRPVRLNADTAGNTAGSELQLTFADDAEWRAAVRSVAVNGRTLQPDGYALEPGVLRLLPEAGLEAGSATVAVRAEGYADASVQQPVVAADGNLLANGSFAAGEAGWTYWKGEGGDSAFAVEDGAAQADIYYHGGMHPQWNVPVSWSSQLIQGGIKLKGGSSYELTFRAWSDADRPIEVEWTNAAGVGKSAVRLTADSSRVHRVVVTPLSDSTVDLKFLLGNVIDGSATTPEAPHTIRIDDVALRELLPSVLPNVALHAAATASSASQPAIAAVDGDAGTRWESAFGDPQWIALDLGGLHRLEEIALHWEGAFASRYRVQLSSAEAPGEGDWSDAEVVAGGNGGVDRIILPSGTTARQVRILGEARGTAYGYSLWEVEVKGEPSRP
- a CDS encoding LysR family transcriptional regulator is translated as MDMRQLNYFVTIAREGQITRAARALHMEQPPLSRQLRQMEEELGVVLFDRTGRSLRLTAAGKLLLERAERLMRDFSDTLLEVREQGEGIRGVLSVGAVVSCISLLPDPIRKFHRQYPDVTFKVHEGDHFSLGQEMDAGEVELIVTRLPFEFDSEPSAYEIAPLPSDPFAAILPSGWGPQRRGPISLAELAEHPFLTLKTERTTAMHEKLLQQFRLAGCEPHILCECSSVAVILALVSEGIGATVLPRSVLASFQMSGIELRELGGDSFHSEVGIVWRKDRYLSKSAERFISTLLSGQEEIPWQE